DNA from Laspinema palackyanum D2c:
CTACGGCCTGTTCCCTTAATTCTTGCGATCGTCTAGTCTCTACAAAGTCCATACCAGAGGCTACCTTTATGACCGATTGAGAATGCTGAAATGTCTATTTAAGCTTAATTATAACTATACAATATCACGACTTAATCTGAACCTAATATCAAATGGGTAGCCAAGATTAATGAAATGGGTATTAGGCGATGAAACAAAAATTGTTGTAAAAACCCGGTTTCAGCTCCTCTTGTAGGGGTTGAGAAACCGGGTTTTTGTCCTAAATTTAGGCAATGAAACAACCCTTATCGCCGAAACCCGGTTTCTGTTACTCTCTTAGGAGGGTGAGACTTTAGCGAGTTGTTGCGTACCAGTCCACAATCCCATCAGCCAGAGTTTTGGCTAACTTTTTCTGTTCCCGTTCATCGACAATCCACTCAAACTCAGTGGGATTGATCATAAACCCAAGTTCGAGTAAAATGGAGGGAGCAACCGTGGGACGAGTTAAGGCTAAATTATTCCAAAACACGCCATAGGACGGACGGTTTAATTTCTGCACTAAATAGTTATGCAAAAATACGGATAAATCATGAGCTTGGGGATGATACCAAAACATCCCAATTCCAGCGGTATTGATAGCATCGCCGAAGTCGGGTAAGGCATTATAATGGACGCTGAGGGCAAGGTGAGGTTCGTTTTGTTCGATTTGTTCAACGCGATCGTGCGGCCATAAATCTTCATCTCCTTCTCGGGTCATTAACACCGTCGCGCCGCGCTGTTGGAGTTCATCTCGCAGAAGTTTGGAGACAATCAGGGTGACATCTTTTTCGGGATACCCTGTGGGTCCGCGAGCACCGAGGTCCTCGCTACTGCCATGTCCTGCATCGAGGAGAATTCTCATCCCAGCTAGGGGTTGATTGCGGCTGCCGGTGACGGTGGGGGGATGACGTAGGGAGAGAATCAGGGTTGTGCCTTCATAGCGCAATTTGTATCCCCATTGATGGGAGGGTTTAAAGTGGAAGGTATATTCCACTTGATCCGTACCGGAGGGTTGCCAATCCATGCGTTCGACTAAGGGATCATCGTTGAAGGCGATGGTATCAGTTTGAGCGGTAGTATTGTGCAATGTGAGTACCATATTGCGATCGCCCTGGGTAACGGTAACGGGTACAGCGGTTTGCAGGGGAAATAGCACTTCGGTCCATCCGGGAACCTGCCGCGATCGCACCCCGCGAATGGCCGATCGCGGGGGAATCCCAGCAGACAAAATTTGGGCTTCCTCCGCTTTAATCCAGGCCCCGTAATCTAACCGAATCCATTCGCCCTCCCGTCCCGTGATGGCAGCGCGAGTCCCCTTGGGTAACGGTGTGAGACGAGAATGATTGGTGCTGGGGCCGGTGCGGGCCGTCGCTGCCTCGGCAGTCACTTCAGCTACTGTAATTTGACTGGGGGAAACAATCTCAATCTTACCCGCTGCCATTTGGGTTTTGGTTTGTCCATTCATGGACAATTGATAACGCGGTTGACCCCAATTTGCAGGATCTTGAGGTGCAGTAGTACAGCCTTCAAAATTACCCGCTTCCCGGGAAATATTCGGCTCTGTTGTTCCAGTTAATACTGCTAAATTAGAAGGCAGAGAAACTGATTCCCGATTCAGCATCAACGGAATCGTGCGATCGCCAACTTGCACAGAAACCGTCGCATTTGGCGGCGCAATTGCCCCAAAACAAATCAACTCTCCCGGCATTCGGGCAATATCAACCGTCGGCGTTAGAGAACTCTCCACAAAAGCCATTCCTTCGGGAACCGGCGGCGAACTAGACTCTCGGGTGATCTTGATTTGAAGTTGTTGGTCTTGATGGGTTAAGGTAAAAATATTTTCCCCTAATTCCAAGGGAAAACTCGGAGCAAAATGTCCAGCAGGACTGCGTTCAATTCGTTGCCCATTAACTAAAACTTCCGCATCCGGTGCAGCCGTACCAATTAAGAAAATGCGGTCAGAAGTGGTTTTGTGTTCCGGGGGGGGATAGGCAACAAACAGGCGTTTTTGGGCAGCAGCAGGAGTGGTGAGCATAATAGATGCAATCGCCGTAGATAGAAAAAGGTTTCGCATGGGGGTAAAAGTCAAAATTAGCTCGAATTCGGCAAGCATTAAAGGGGAAATTGAGCGAATTTATCCGGTCAACTACTCCTTTAATGCTTTAAAAAGAAGGTAAAGTATCTGGACGTTCAGGCCGGGTATCTAGGGGACGGGCCACAATAATGCCAATTTGACCCTCCACCGCTTGGACGTAAGATTGTAAATCAGGGGAAACCGTGACTTGTCCACTGGGAGAAGCATGAATAAATCCCATTTTGCCATCTTGGGATTGATAAACCAATCCGGTATGGCTGACATCGAGTCCTTCGATATCCGTAGCGGTGGCGATGATGTCTCCCGGTTGCAGGCGATCGTAGAGGGTAGAAATTTTGTCTTGTGGAATATAGGTCAGAGGAACATTCTTGAGCTTGGCTTCCACTTGACGGATGCAGTTGTAATTCCCATCATCGGCGAGTTGGGGATAGCTTTGACGATGCTCTGTCATAAAATTCAAGGTTTTATTCAGAGGAATTCCCCCGAGGGATTGGGTGATATTTTCGACGAGACCGCGTTTGCTATTATCATAAATCCAGTCGGAGAAATAGTGGAGACGGCTACAGTAATCCGTGAGTTTACCATCACGATAGCGTTGTTGTTCAACCCGATCGCTAAACCCTTGGTAGGTGTAATCCCGCACTGCAATTCCTCGGGCGATCGCCAGGACAGTTTCTATAAATAATACACAGTCAAACCCGGCGAGGGAAATTACCAGGGTTTCATCTGGAGATTTATCTAATAAACCGGCAACGTAAGGGGTACCGATAAATTGTTCCGCCACGAGGGAGATAATCTCACTTAGGGGGCGACGGCTCAAATTTTTAGACATGGCCCCTTGCATGACCTGTCCAAACTTGAGGTCCTCGGATGCAGACTCAACCCCCTGGGGTTCAAAATCAACCCAGTCCTGGGGTTCAAGATCCACAGGGTCCTCAGCATTCGGATCAATCAGAGGCAATTCCCGAGGTTCAGAAGTGTCCTGGGCGATCGGGGCCCCAGCAACCTCGGGAATGAAAGTAAAGAGGGTTTTAGGCGCGGTCCCCCCGGATACAGTCCCCCCTAGGGTCCCGAATACGGGGAACACCGTCAGAGATCCACATATTGCCAGGGGTAATAGTTTCGGTCGATTGCTAGACTTTTTCATTATGATCTTCTCTTTGCTCATACCCATCGCCAATCTTAATGACGTGGACAATCCACACAAGGAGCAACCCCAACAGGATTCTCTCCCCAAACTTGTCCGAATCATTGCCATGCACCCTAGCACCCAGAGTCCTTTGTTT
Protein-coding regions in this window:
- a CDS encoding N-acetylmuramoyl-L-alanine amidase-like domain-containing protein, whose translation is MKKSSNRPKLLPLAICGSLTVFPVFGTLGGTVSGGTAPKTLFTFIPEVAGAPIAQDTSEPRELPLIDPNAEDPVDLEPQDWVDFEPQGVESASEDLKFGQVMQGAMSKNLSRRPLSEIISLVAEQFIGTPYVAGLLDKSPDETLVISLAGFDCVLFIETVLAIARGIAVRDYTYQGFSDRVEQQRYRDGKLTDYCSRLHYFSDWIYDNSKRGLVENITQSLGGIPLNKTLNFMTEHRQSYPQLADDGNYNCIRQVEAKLKNVPLTYIPQDKISTLYDRLQPGDIIATATDIEGLDVSHTGLVYQSQDGKMGFIHASPSGQVTVSPDLQSYVQAVEGQIGIIVARPLDTRPERPDTLPSF
- a CDS encoding N-acetylmuramoyl-L-alanine amidase, translated to MRNLFLSTAIASIMLTTPAAAQKRLFVAYPPPEHKTTSDRIFLIGTAAPDAEVLVNGQRIERSPAGHFAPSFPLELGENIFTLTHQDQQLQIKITRESSSPPVPEGMAFVESSLTPTVDIARMPGELICFGAIAPPNATVSVQVGDRTIPLMLNRESVSLPSNLAVLTGTTEPNISREAGNFEGCTTAPQDPANWGQPRYQLSMNGQTKTQMAAGKIEIVSPSQITVAEVTAEAATARTGPSTNHSRLTPLPKGTRAAITGREGEWIRLDYGAWIKAEEAQILSAGIPPRSAIRGVRSRQVPGWTEVLFPLQTAVPVTVTQGDRNMVLTLHNTTAQTDTIAFNDDPLVERMDWQPSGTDQVEYTFHFKPSHQWGYKLRYEGTTLILSLRHPPTVTGSRNQPLAGMRILLDAGHGSSEDLGARGPTGYPEKDVTLIVSKLLRDELQQRGATVLMTREGDEDLWPHDRVEQIEQNEPHLALSVHYNALPDFGDAINTAGIGMFWYHPQAHDLSVFLHNYLVQKLNRPSYGVFWNNLALTRPTVAPSILLELGFMINPTEFEWIVDEREQKKLAKTLADGIVDWYATTR